In Leptodesmis sichuanensis A121, the following are encoded in one genomic region:
- the nuoH gene encoding NADH-quinone oxidoreductase subunit NuoH, with the protein MDQGIDLQQTFIQSLTELGLPAGAAKAIWMPLPMLLMIIGATVGVLVTVWLERKISAAAQQRIGPEYIGPLGVLAPVADGLKLIFKEDTVPAKADPLLFTLGPVIVVIPVFLSYLIVPFGQNLVVTDVGMGVFLWIALSSVVPIGLLMSGYASNNKYSLLGGLRAAAQSISYEIPLALAVLAVAMMSNSLSTIDIVDQQSGYGILGWNVWRQPVGFVIFWIAALAECERIPFDLPEAEEELVAGYQTEYSGMKFALFYLGSYVNLVLSALLVSVLYLGGWESPLPISLLANWLGVSETSSWLEIIDASLGITMTLLKAYFLVFLAVLMRWTVPRVRIDQLLDLGWKFLLPISLVNLLLTAALKIAFPAAFGG; encoded by the coding sequence ATGGATCAAGGAATTGATTTACAGCAAACATTTATTCAGTCCCTGACCGAATTGGGATTACCCGCAGGTGCAGCGAAGGCCATCTGGATGCCGTTGCCCATGCTTCTGATGATTATTGGCGCAACAGTTGGAGTTCTGGTCACGGTCTGGCTGGAACGGAAGATCTCAGCCGCTGCGCAACAACGAATCGGCCCAGAATACATTGGGCCTTTGGGTGTTTTAGCCCCTGTTGCCGATGGGTTAAAACTCATCTTTAAGGAAGATACGGTGCCTGCTAAGGCTGACCCCCTGTTATTCACCCTGGGGCCAGTGATTGTAGTGATTCCGGTCTTTCTGTCTTACCTGATTGTTCCATTCGGGCAGAATCTGGTGGTGACTGATGTTGGCATGGGTGTGTTCCTGTGGATTGCTCTATCCAGCGTGGTTCCCATTGGGTTGCTGATGTCCGGTTATGCTTCTAACAACAAATACTCTCTCCTCGGTGGCTTGCGGGCTGCGGCTCAGTCCATCAGCTATGAAATTCCGCTGGCTCTGGCGGTGCTGGCCGTAGCAATGATGTCTAACTCTCTGAGCACGATCGACATCGTGGATCAGCAATCCGGCTATGGCATTTTGGGCTGGAATGTCTGGCGGCAACCCGTCGGCTTTGTCATCTTCTGGATTGCCGCCCTGGCTGAGTGTGAGCGAATTCCCTTCGACTTACCAGAAGCGGAAGAAGAACTGGTGGCAGGCTATCAAACCGAATACTCCGGGATGAAGTTTGCTCTCTTCTACTTGGGGTCTTACGTCAATCTGGTGCTGTCGGCGCTGTTAGTCTCGGTGCTGTACCTGGGCGGGTGGGAGTCGCCGTTGCCGATTTCTCTGCTGGCTAACTGGCTAGGAGTCAGTGAAACCAGTTCCTGGCTGGAAATTATTGATGCGTCCTTGGGAATTACGATGACGCTTCTCAAGGCTTACTTTCTGGTCTTCCTGGCTGTGTTGATGCGCTGGACAGTTCCCCGCGTGCGGATTGACCAATTGTTGGATTTAGGCTGGAAGTTCCTTCTGCCCATTTCTCTGGTTAACCTGTTGCTGACAGCGGCTCTCAAGATTGCTTTCCCAGCCGCTTTCGGTGGCTAA
- a CDS encoding citrate synthase, whose product MTVCEYRAGLEGIPATQSSISFVDGQRGLLEYRGISVEELAEKSTFLETSYLLIWGELPKKEELELFEYEICHHRRLKYRIRDMMKCFPEGGHPMDALQACAAALGLFYSRRALDDPAYIRAAVVRLLAKIPTMVAAFQLMRKGNDPIQPRDDLDYSANFLYMLTETEPDPFAAHVFDVCLTLHAEHTINASTFSALVTASTLTDPYAVVASAVGTLAGPLHGGANEEVITMLEDEIGTIENVRPYVEHCIEKKAKIMGFGHRVYKVKDPRATILQQLAEQLFEKYGEDQFYDIAVELERVVQEKLGHKGIYANVDFYSGLVYRKLGIPTDLFTPVFAISRTAGWLAHWKEQLGENRIFRPTQIYTGTHGNPYIPMEKR is encoded by the coding sequence ATGACAGTTTGCGAATATCGGGCGGGTTTAGAAGGCATTCCTGCAACTCAATCCAGTATCAGTTTTGTCGATGGACAGCGGGGTCTCCTCGAGTATCGTGGCATTTCCGTCGAAGAACTGGCTGAAAAGAGTACTTTCCTTGAGACTTCCTACCTGTTAATTTGGGGCGAACTCCCCAAAAAGGAAGAACTTGAACTATTTGAGTACGAGATCTGCCACCATCGACGGTTGAAATACAGGATCCGGGACATGATGAAATGCTTTCCCGAAGGCGGACATCCAATGGATGCTCTACAAGCCTGTGCTGCCGCATTAGGGTTGTTTTACTCCCGTCGCGCTCTGGACGATCCAGCTTACATTCGGGCCGCTGTTGTCCGATTGTTGGCCAAAATCCCCACAATGGTAGCGGCCTTTCAACTGATGCGAAAGGGAAACGACCCCATCCAGCCCCGCGATGACCTGGACTATTCCGCCAATTTTCTATATATGCTGACGGAGACAGAACCGGATCCGTTTGCGGCTCACGTTTTCGATGTCTGCCTGACACTACACGCAGAACACACCATTAATGCATCTACCTTCTCGGCCCTGGTGACGGCTTCCACCCTGACCGATCCTTACGCCGTGGTTGCTTCAGCCGTCGGCACGCTGGCAGGTCCCCTGCATGGAGGAGCCAATGAAGAAGTGATTACGATGCTGGAAGACGAAATTGGGACGATCGAAAATGTTCGTCCTTACGTTGAGCACTGTATTGAGAAGAAAGCCAAAATCATGGGCTTTGGGCACCGGGTTTACAAAGTGAAAGATCCCCGTGCCACCATCCTGCAGCAGTTGGCCGAACAACTGTTTGAAAAATACGGTGAAGACCAGTTCTATGACATTGCCGTAGAACTGGAGCGGGTGGTTCAGGAAAAACTGGGCCACAAAGGCATTTACGCCAATGTCGATTTTTACTCCGGCCTGGTATATCGAAAACTCGGCATTCCCACAGATCTATTTACCCCTGTCTTTGCTATTTCTCGGACGGCTGGTTGGCTGGCCCACTGGAAAGAGCAACTAGGGGAAAATCGGATCTTCCGCCCAACCCAGATCTACACAGGCACCCACGGGAATCCCTATATTCCCATGGAAAAACGTTAA
- the mnmE gene encoding tRNA uridine-5-carboxymethylaminomethyl(34) synthesis GTPase MnmE — protein MTISTDTIAAIATAIVPEQGSVGIVRVSGPEAVAIARQLFHAPGQQPWESHRILYGTVRHPESRQVIDEALLLLMLAPRSYTREDVVEFHCHGGIMPVQQVLQLCIAAGARLAQPGEFSLRAFLNGRLDLTQAESIADLVSARSPQAAQFALAGLQGKLAQPIRQLRSTCIDILAEIEARIDFEEDLPPLDEADITRQLQTVLEEVNQILATADRGELLRTGLKVAIVGRPNVGKSSLLNAWSRSDRAIVTDLPGTTRDVVESHLVVGGIPIQVLDTAGIRETADQVEKIGVERSRLAAQTADLILLTIDAQAGWTAADQEIYDQVRDRPLILVINKIDLVEAKTAEQFKIQNLKFKIPLTVSTAAALNQGIDALEAAILNTVQAGKLQAANLDLAINQRQAAALTQAQQSLQQVQVTIANQLPLDFWTIDLRSAIQSLGQILGEEATESVLDQVFSRFCIGK, from the coding sequence ATGACAATTTCAACTGATACGATCGCCGCGATCGCTACCGCCATCGTGCCAGAGCAGGGGAGTGTGGGTATTGTGCGAGTTTCTGGGCCGGAGGCGGTTGCGATCGCCCGTCAATTATTTCATGCGCCCGGTCAGCAACCCTGGGAAAGCCACCGCATCCTCTACGGCACCGTTCGCCATCCTGAAAGCCGGCAGGTCATCGATGAAGCTCTGCTCCTGCTGATGCTGGCTCCCCGTTCCTACACTCGTGAAGATGTGGTGGAATTTCACTGCCACGGCGGCATTATGCCTGTTCAGCAAGTTTTGCAACTGTGTATTGCGGCCGGAGCGCGATTGGCGCAACCGGGCGAATTTAGTCTCCGTGCCTTTCTCAATGGACGCCTGGATTTAACTCAGGCTGAAAGCATTGCCGATCTGGTCAGTGCCCGATCGCCCCAGGCGGCTCAATTTGCCTTAGCCGGATTACAGGGCAAATTGGCTCAACCCATCCGCCAACTCCGTTCCACCTGTATCGACATCCTGGCCGAAATTGAGGCCCGGATTGATTTTGAAGAAGATTTGCCGCCCTTAGACGAAGCAGACATCACCCGCCAACTGCAAACTGTCTTAGAGGAAGTCAACCAAATTCTGGCTACTGCCGATCGCGGTGAATTACTGCGCACCGGGTTGAAAGTGGCCATCGTTGGTCGTCCCAATGTTGGTAAATCCAGCCTGCTGAATGCCTGGAGCCGCAGCGATCGGGCCATTGTCACCGACCTTCCTGGCACCACCCGCGATGTTGTGGAATCTCACCTTGTGGTTGGAGGCATTCCCATTCAAGTACTGGATACCGCTGGCATTCGCGAAACTGCCGATCAGGTCGAAAAAATCGGAGTCGAGCGATCGCGCCTCGCCGCCCAAACCGCCGACCTCATCCTGCTCACCATAGATGCCCAGGCCGGTTGGACTGCTGCCGACCAGGAAATCTACGATCAGGTTCGCGATCGTCCCCTGATTCTGGTTATCAACAAAATCGATCTGGTCGAAGCAAAAACAGCAGAACAATTCAAAATTCAAAATTTAAAATTCAAAATTCCTCTCACTGTTTCTACTGCTGCCGCCCTTAACCAGGGCATTGATGCCTTAGAGGCCGCTATCCTGAACACCGTGCAAGCAGGCAAGTTGCAGGCGGCGAATCTCGATCTGGCGATTAACCAACGGCAGGCGGCAGCCCTGACTCAAGCTCAGCAATCTCTGCAACAGGTGCAAGTCACGATCGCTAACCAACTGCCGCTGGACTTCTGGACGATCGATTTACGGAGTGCTATTCAATCCCTCGGCCAGATTCTTGGTGAAGAAGCTACCGAATCGGTATTAGATCAGGTCTTCAGCCGATTTTGCATTGGCAAGTAA
- the ribH gene encoding 6,7-dimethyl-8-ribityllumazine synthase has protein sequence MAVFEGTFTQTESFRFAIVIGRFNDLVVGKLLEGCQDCLKRHGVDINPEGNQVDYAWVPGSFEVPIVARQLALSGRYNAIICLGAVIRGQTPHFDYVAAEVSKGIAAAGFQTGVPVIFGIVTTDTMQQALERAGIKSNLGWSYAMSALEMASLMHQVKGLGTADSYGNNSGSVSPTLPGTTLKSANPELSPG, from the coding sequence ATGGCAGTTTTTGAAGGCACCTTTACTCAAACGGAGTCGTTCCGGTTTGCGATCGTCATTGGCCGCTTCAACGATCTCGTCGTCGGCAAGCTCTTGGAAGGGTGCCAGGATTGCCTCAAACGTCACGGAGTAGATATCAATCCCGAAGGCAATCAGGTAGATTACGCCTGGGTTCCCGGCAGTTTTGAAGTGCCGATCGTCGCTCGTCAACTGGCCCTCTCTGGACGCTACAACGCGATTATTTGCTTAGGTGCCGTCATCCGGGGACAAACGCCCCACTTTGATTATGTGGCGGCTGAAGTATCCAAGGGAATTGCAGCGGCGGGCTTCCAAACCGGAGTGCCCGTCATTTTTGGTATTGTCACCACGGACACCATGCAACAGGCATTGGAACGGGCCGGAATTAAAAGCAATTTGGGCTGGAGCTATGCTATGAGCGCATTAGAGATGGCCAGTCTGATGCATCAGGTCAAAGGCTTGGGCACTGCCGACTCCTATGGCAATAACTCAGGCAGTGTATCGCCTACCTTACCGGGAACTACACTGAAAAGTGCTAACCCAGAGCTTTCCCCCGGATAA
- the psbZ gene encoding photosystem II reaction center protein PsbZ, whose amino-acid sequence MTILFQLALAALVILSFVLVVGTPVALATPQNWDQSRRFIFLGSGVWVILVIVVGLLNYLVV is encoded by the coding sequence ATGACTATCTTATTTCAGCTAGCCTTAGCTGCCCTGGTGATTTTGTCGTTTGTGCTAGTTGTGGGAACCCCTGTGGCTCTGGCAACTCCTCAGAACTGGGATCAATCGCGACGCTTCATCTTCCTGGGATCCGGGGTTTGGGTCATCCTCGTGATTGTGGTTGGTTTATTGAATTATCTGGTTGTTTAA
- a CDS encoding CBS domain-containing protein has product MDLILCHTTADFDTLGAAVGLARLHPGARIVLTGGGHPAVRQFLAFHRDEYPLIERRSVNPEKVRSLIIVDTQLRSRLGKGAEWLDLPQVEVEIYDHHADVDSDIAAKVRHVEPVGAVTTMVVERLQEQGIIPTPIEATVMALGIHVDTGSLTFGHSTARDARALAWLMEQGASLRVIGEYTDPGLSTALQQLLSVALDRLQTETVQGHTIAWVLLDLDGFTPGLSGLTSRLMEVTDVDALLLAAQYTRKPTEEEEDGSVSLIGRSRIEGTDLNELFKPIGGGGHPRAAAANLHHVDAAEVLEELVSQFKAQIPHPPTARELMSSPVRTIRPETTIDEAQRILLRYGHSGLSVVDEAGTLVGVISRRDLDIALHHGFSHAPVKGYMTTNLKTIAPETPLPDIEAIMVTYDVGRLPVLDRGQLVGIVTRTDVLRQLHKNGVGNGDRGLGIGDWGLGKTAASRLPTPYSLLPLLQQALVPDQWTLLTRAAQAAEARGWQLFLVGGAVRDLLMTTLKNGGAKAGQLLIEDIDLVVDGFHRAADVGAGVELARSLQALYPEARLEVHGKFQTAALLWHHDPVFKSLWIDIATARTEFYPYPAANPEVEASSIQQDLYRRDFTINALAIRLTPPRNGELLDFFGGVLDLQSKQIRVLHANSFIEDPTRIFRAVRFAVRLHFQIDEQTEGYIRHAIASGIYRQIHDQTDPKFRAPALQTRLKAELKSILQAPYWKAALHYLADLGALQCIHPTFEPNPELWRQLRLIERWLKWQNQQQHFEFKIQNSKFKIQDPDWLLLLETLLAHVDPQYRGAIAENMQLPADSIERLSQLATVQEKLSQALPTCTRPSQVVQLLQPYDLPMLVLLAIRSDRATRRQIWRYLMDWSLVKAPLNGRDLKALGYRPGPQFKEILEALTAATVDGQIRDRAEAETFLQQKYPL; this is encoded by the coding sequence ATGGATTTAATTCTTTGCCATACCACTGCTGATTTCGATACCCTGGGGGCTGCGGTTGGGTTGGCCCGTCTGCACCCGGGGGCGAGAATTGTGCTGACTGGAGGTGGGCATCCGGCAGTGCGGCAGTTTTTGGCCTTTCACCGGGATGAGTATCCGCTGATTGAACGCCGATCGGTGAATCCCGAAAAAGTGCGATCGCTGATTATCGTGGATACTCAATTGCGATCGCGGTTGGGAAAAGGCGCGGAATGGTTGGATCTGCCCCAGGTGGAAGTCGAGATTTATGACCACCATGCCGATGTGGACTCAGATATTGCGGCCAAGGTGCGGCATGTGGAGCCTGTGGGGGCCGTGACCACAATGGTGGTGGAAAGGTTGCAGGAGCAAGGGATTATTCCAACTCCGATTGAGGCAACGGTGATGGCGTTAGGAATTCATGTCGATACTGGGTCGCTCACCTTTGGTCATTCCACTGCACGGGATGCCAGAGCGCTGGCCTGGTTAATGGAGCAGGGTGCCAGCCTACGGGTGATTGGAGAGTATACGGATCCAGGGCTGTCTACAGCACTGCAGCAACTGCTGTCGGTAGCATTGGATCGACTGCAGACCGAAACGGTTCAGGGGCATACGATCGCCTGGGTATTACTGGATCTGGATGGCTTCACACCCGGACTGTCTGGTCTGACTTCTCGGCTGATGGAAGTAACGGATGTGGATGCTTTATTGCTGGCCGCTCAATATACCCGCAAACCAACCGAAGAGGAGGAAGATGGGTCAGTGAGTCTGATTGGCCGATCGCGGATTGAAGGTACCGATCTCAACGAGTTATTCAAGCCGATTGGGGGTGGAGGCCATCCCCGTGCGGCAGCGGCTAACCTGCATCATGTGGATGCTGCAGAGGTACTGGAAGAGTTAGTCAGTCAGTTCAAAGCGCAAATTCCCCATCCTCCTACGGCACGGGAACTGATGTCCTCCCCGGTGCGTACCATTCGCCCAGAAACCACGATTGATGAAGCCCAACGGATTCTGCTGAGATATGGCCACTCTGGTCTATCGGTGGTGGATGAAGCCGGAACATTGGTGGGCGTAATTTCTCGTCGGGATCTGGATATTGCCTTACATCATGGATTCAGCCATGCGCCCGTGAAAGGCTACATGACCACGAACCTGAAAACGATCGCGCCAGAAACTCCGCTTCCTGACATTGAAGCCATTATGGTGACTTATGATGTTGGTCGTTTGCCTGTCCTCGATCGGGGGCAACTCGTTGGCATTGTGACCCGCACAGATGTGTTGCGGCAGTTGCATAAGAACGGAGTGGGGAATGGCGATCGAGGATTGGGGATTGGGGATTGGGGATTGGGAAAGACCGCTGCATCCCGACTGCCAACTCCCTACTCCCTACTGCCGCTCCTGCAACAGGCTCTTGTTCCTGACCAGTGGACGTTATTGACAAGGGCGGCTCAGGCGGCAGAGGCGCGGGGATGGCAACTGTTCCTGGTTGGTGGGGCGGTGCGGGATTTGTTGATGACGACGCTGAAAAATGGGGGAGCGAAGGCAGGGCAGTTGCTGATCGAAGATATTGATCTGGTGGTGGATGGCTTTCACCGGGCGGCAGATGTGGGAGCGGGGGTAGAACTGGCCCGATCGCTCCAGGCTCTCTATCCCGAAGCACGCTTGGAAGTGCACGGCAAATTTCAAACAGCAGCGCTATTGTGGCATCACGATCCAGTATTCAAGTCCTTGTGGATTGATATTGCGACTGCCCGGACAGAGTTTTATCCCTATCCGGCGGCCAATCCGGAGGTCGAAGCCAGTTCCATTCAGCAAGATCTGTATCGACGGGATTTCACGATTAATGCTCTGGCCATTCGCCTGACTCCTCCCAGAAATGGGGAGTTGCTGGACTTTTTTGGTGGTGTACTGGATTTACAATCCAAGCAGATCCGAGTCCTGCACGCGAATAGCTTCATTGAAGATCCAACCCGCATCTTTCGGGCAGTACGGTTTGCCGTGCGGTTGCATTTTCAGATTGATGAGCAAACCGAGGGCTATATTCGTCATGCGATCGCCAGCGGCATCTATCGCCAAATTCACGATCAGACCGATCCCAAATTCCGCGCCCCCGCCCTGCAAACTCGCCTGAAAGCAGAACTAAAATCCATCCTCCAGGCTCCCTACTGGAAAGCCGCTCTGCATTATTTGGCTGACTTAGGTGCGCTGCAATGCATCCATCCCACCTTTGAACCGAATCCAGAGTTATGGCGACAACTGCGCCTCATCGAGCGCTGGCTGAAATGGCAAAATCAGCAACAACACTTCGAATTCAAAATTCAAAATTCAAAATTCAAAATTCAGGATCCCGACTGGCTGTTACTGCTGGAGACTCTTCTGGCTCACGTAGATCCCCAATATCGCGGCGCGATCGCAGAGAATATGCAGCTTCCTGCTGACAGTATTGAACGCTTGAGCCAACTGGCAACGGTGCAGGAGAAACTGTCCCAAGCACTGCCTACCTGCACTCGGCCCAGTCAGGTGGTGCAGTTGCTGCAGCCCTATGATCTGCCGATGTTGGTGCTGCTGGCGATTCGCAGCGATCGCGCCACCCGTCGTCAGATCTGGCGATACCTGATGGACTGGTCACTCGTGAAGGCCCCTCTGAATGGGCGAGATTTGAAAGCGTTGGGCTATCGACCGGGACCGCAATTTAAGGAGATCTTGGAGGCTCTAACGGCGGCCACAGTGGATGGTCAGATTCGCGATCGGGCAGAGGCAGAAACATTTTTGCAACAAAAATATCCTCTCTAG
- a CDS encoding AAA-like domain-containing protein: MNRSTARRRRGVILTPQGLQKLVQARTEAERQFNDGKRFTLEHLSDLTGISVDSLTRVFKAETGVDRETLKHCFAAFDLVLSEADYFQPGVPEPLKPQEEPESLAEIDFPDGQVSLNSPLYVERFAFGDPTRESLEMECYRAIERPGILIRIKAPRLMGKTSLVNRILHHAETLGCHAISIRFQLADKAIFQDLERFLQWFCANVGLGLRLPNRFADYWDAIFGSKISCKMYFEEYLLAQATAPIALALDDIDRLFQYPDLADEFFGLLRAWHEEAKNRDIWRKLRLVIAHSTQVYIPLSTNKSPFNVGFPVELPPFTPEQIQDLAERHQLDWSTQETQQLLALVGGYPYLVRLAFYHLWRGTLASSELLQLSPAAIAIYQEHLQYLLWNLEQEPQLWQAFAQVLQAAAPVELELITAFKLQSMGLVHLQDKHATVSCELYRRYFRDRLQPRA, encoded by the coding sequence ATGAATCGTTCAACAGCTAGACGGCGGAGAGGTGTGATTCTCACCCCCCAAGGTTTGCAAAAATTGGTGCAAGCGAGGACAGAGGCAGAACGCCAATTCAATGACGGGAAGCGCTTCACACTAGAGCATTTGAGCGATCTCACTGGAATTTCAGTAGACAGTTTGACACGAGTATTCAAAGCTGAAACGGGAGTCGATCGAGAAACTCTGAAACACTGTTTTGCTGCCTTTGATCTGGTGTTATCGGAAGCGGATTACTTTCAACCAGGGGTACCGGAACCCTTAAAGCCTCAGGAAGAACCTGAATCATTGGCAGAAATTGACTTTCCAGATGGTCAGGTTTCCCTGAATTCGCCCCTGTATGTTGAACGGTTTGCTTTTGGAGATCCAACTCGTGAGTCCCTGGAAATGGAGTGCTACCGAGCGATCGAGCGACCGGGTATCCTGATCCGCATCAAAGCACCCCGGTTAATGGGCAAAACGTCTTTAGTCAATCGCATTTTGCATCATGCTGAGACTTTAGGTTGCCATGCTATCTCGATTCGCTTTCAACTGGCCGACAAAGCGATCTTTCAGGATTTAGAACGATTCCTGCAATGGTTTTGTGCCAATGTAGGTCTGGGATTAAGATTACCCAATCGGTTTGCAGACTACTGGGATGCCATATTTGGCAGCAAGATTAGTTGCAAGATGTATTTCGAGGAATATTTGCTGGCTCAAGCTACCGCACCCATTGCTCTAGCCCTGGATGATATCGATCGCCTGTTTCAATATCCCGATCTGGCTGATGAGTTTTTTGGTTTGTTAAGGGCCTGGCATGAGGAAGCTAAGAATCGGGATATCTGGCGCAAGCTTCGGTTAGTGATTGCCCACTCCACGCAGGTATATATTCCCCTAAGTACCAATAAATCTCCCTTTAATGTTGGATTTCCAGTAGAACTGCCGCCCTTCACTCCAGAGCAGATTCAGGATCTGGCTGAACGGCACCAGTTAGATTGGTCTACGCAGGAAACCCAGCAGTTGCTGGCGCTGGTGGGCGGCTATCCTTATCTGGTTCGGTTGGCATTCTATCATTTGTGGCGGGGCACCCTGGCCAGTAGCGAATTGTTGCAGCTTTCGCCTGCTGCGATCGCTATCTACCAGGAACACTTGCAATACCTGTTGTGGAATTTGGAACAGGAACCGCAATTATGGCAGGCGTTTGCCCAAGTTCTGCAGGCTGCCGCACCGGTGGAACTGGAATTAATTACGGCATTTAAGCTGCAAAGTATGGGGTTAGTTCATTTGCAAGATAAGCACGCTACCGTTAGCTGCGAACTGTATCGCCGCTATTTTCGCGATCGCCTGCAACCACGCGCTTAA